A genomic stretch from Prochlorococcus marinus str. MIT 9312 includes:
- a CDS encoding M15 family metallopeptidase, with translation MKIWNKIPIKDNGDKLIAIPSYLKFLDPHPYFNLGAPYKDKTSIWKLREEVVNRLVKVNDYLISKNRVYILIYDSWRPLEVQEFMFKRAFLLECKNSDIEASLQNMKSYPSILKRVEKFWAYPSYDSRFPPPHSTGGALDVCLSDEDGNLVEMGSKVDQMDETSKPDFYENIKNEDAIIWNSRRNLLREIMTKFGFAQHPNEWWHFSYGDQLWAWKNKKANALYGKI, from the coding sequence TTGAAAATTTGGAATAAAATACCAATTAAAGATAATGGAGATAAATTAATAGCTATACCTAGCTACTTAAAATTTTTAGATCCACACCCTTACTTTAATTTAGGAGCACCTTACAAAGATAAAACATCTATTTGGAAATTAAGAGAGGAGGTTGTAAATAGATTAGTAAAAGTAAATGATTATTTGATATCAAAGAATAGAGTTTATATTTTAATTTATGACAGTTGGCGACCTTTAGAAGTCCAAGAATTCATGTTTAAAAGAGCATTTTTATTAGAGTGTAAAAATTCGGATATTGAGGCTTCCTTACAAAATATGAAATCTTATCCATCTATTTTAAAAAGAGTTGAAAAATTTTGGGCATATCCTTCTTATGACTCTAGGTTCCCTCCACCTCATTCAACTGGTGGAGCATTGGATGTTTGTTTATCTGATGAAGACGGAAATCTTGTAGAAATGGGAAGCAAAGTTGATCAAATGGATGAGACTTCAAAGCCTGATTTTTATGAAAACATAAAGAATGAAGATGCAATTATTTGGAATAGTAGAAGAAATTTATTAAGGGAAATTATGACTAAATTTGGATTTGCTCAACATCCTAATGAATGGTGGCATTTTAGTTATGGTGATCAATTATGGGCTTGGAAAAATAAAAAAGCAAATGCCCTTTATGGAAAAATATAA
- a CDS encoding NADPH-dependent assimilatory sulfite reductase hemoprotein subunit produces MIKVEKVKKKKDSAKEETVCLANGLEVSKFENFKKSSQFLKEPLATELVNESDHFTNDAVQLLKFHGSYQQDNRENRKPGKSKDWQMMLRLRSPGGEIPGKLFLALNELSDKLGNGSLRATTRQAFQMHGIRKENLKEVIQTIVNSMGSTLAACGDINRNVMAPAAPIDSPEYNIARALAKKVADLLTPLAGQGTFLELWADGDLEYTIKPDKDIEAIRRLQFKDNVFSGIKDEPLYGSTYLPRKFKCAVTVPGDNSVDLLTNDIGIVAFTSEEGKLEGCNFYVGGGMGRTHNNEETFARIADPLGYVEEQDIYELIQCIVAIQRDYGDRKSRKNSRMKYLIHRKGIKWFKKLLLGKYFKKEIKKIRKEPNQVLIDYLGWHKQNKTSYFVGLPLLSGRLSGEKKNTITSIVKKYNLDLRLTPNQDILLCNIANKNKSEIKKALSKIGYDNLEDINEIQRHALACPALPLCGLAMTEAERILPDVLKRIEKLLLDLKIEKTILFRMTGCPNGCTRPYMAELALVGSGQNKYQLWLGGSKNLQRLAKPFLQRMELNDLEKTLQPLFDHWKSSSDLDFGDFINKQEESSILNLINEIH; encoded by the coding sequence TTGATCAAGGTTGAGAAAGTAAAAAAGAAAAAAGACTCTGCCAAAGAAGAAACTGTTTGTTTGGCAAATGGATTAGAAGTCTCTAAATTTGAAAATTTTAAAAAAAGCAGTCAATTTCTCAAGGAACCACTTGCCACGGAATTAGTCAATGAAAGTGACCATTTTACTAATGATGCAGTTCAGTTATTGAAATTTCATGGTAGCTATCAACAAGATAATAGGGAGAATAGAAAACCAGGAAAAAGTAAAGATTGGCAAATGATGCTTAGGTTAAGAAGTCCAGGAGGGGAAATTCCAGGGAAATTATTTTTAGCGTTAAATGAATTATCTGACAAACTAGGCAATGGATCACTTCGGGCAACTACAAGGCAAGCCTTTCAAATGCATGGAATTAGAAAGGAGAATCTAAAAGAAGTTATTCAAACAATTGTAAATTCAATGGGCTCAACATTAGCTGCATGTGGAGACATAAATAGAAACGTAATGGCCCCAGCAGCACCAATTGATTCACCGGAATACAATATTGCAAGAGCATTAGCTAAAAAAGTTGCGGACCTTCTCACCCCATTAGCTGGACAAGGTACTTTTTTGGAGCTTTGGGCTGACGGGGATTTAGAATATACCATAAAGCCCGACAAAGATATTGAAGCAATAAGGAGGCTTCAATTTAAAGACAATGTTTTTAGTGGAATTAAAGATGAGCCTCTCTATGGTTCCACTTATTTACCGAGAAAATTCAAATGCGCTGTTACAGTTCCCGGAGATAATTCTGTTGATCTTCTTACTAATGACATTGGAATAGTTGCTTTTACTTCAGAAGAAGGGAAATTAGAGGGGTGCAACTTCTATGTCGGAGGAGGTATGGGACGCACACATAATAATGAAGAAACTTTCGCCAGAATTGCAGATCCGCTTGGATATGTTGAAGAACAAGATATTTATGAATTAATACAATGTATTGTTGCTATTCAAAGAGATTATGGTGATAGAAAGTCAAGAAAAAATTCAAGAATGAAATACCTTATTCACAGAAAAGGTATTAAATGGTTCAAAAAGTTACTTCTAGGAAAGTATTTCAAAAAAGAAATTAAAAAAATCAGAAAAGAACCAAATCAAGTTCTTATTGACTATCTAGGTTGGCATAAACAAAATAAGACCTCTTATTTCGTAGGTTTACCTTTATTATCAGGGAGATTATCCGGAGAAAAGAAGAATACAATTACTAGTATTGTAAAAAAATATAATCTTGATTTAAGACTTACGCCTAATCAAGATATATTACTTTGCAATATCGCTAATAAAAACAAAAGTGAAATTAAAAAAGCTCTTTCAAAAATTGGATACGATAATTTAGAAGACATTAATGAAATACAAAGACATGCGTTAGCATGTCCAGCTTTACCACTTTGTGGTCTTGCAATGACTGAGGCAGAAAGAATCTTACCTGATGTACTTAAAAGGATTGAGAAATTACTCTTAGATCTAAAAATAGAGAAGACGATATTATTTAGGATGACAGGCTGCCCGAATGGATGTACAAGGCCTTACATGGCAGAATTAGCACTTGTAGGTAGTGGGCAAAACAAATACCAATTATGGTTGGGGGGAAGTAAAAATCTACAGAGGCTGGCAAAACCATTCTTACAAAGAATGGAATTAAATGATTTAGAAAAAACTCTTCAACCATTATTTGATCATTGGAAAAGTAGTTCGGATTTGGATTTCGGAGATTTTATAAATAAGCAAGAAGAAAGTTCTATTTTGAATTTAATAAATGAAATTCATTAG
- the glyS gene encoding glycine--tRNA ligase subunit beta, whose protein sequence is MSKYLLEIGTEELPAKFSHSVLEQFKSLIEFELDKKLIKFNNIVVTSTPRRIVLLLEGLVDYGEDKTIVRKGPKANSAFLNGSPTNAALGFANSLGIDVDDLEIKNTEKGEFVFGKKIEKGQSTRISLSSIIPKVVKSLQGTRFMKWGAGNIKFSRPIRWITSIYNDDILDFAFNECDPNIQISNKSKSHRLINEVFEVQNPDNFFELLKQNRVLVKRHERQEQIETLIHQASKLLNLKPDLSKELLNELTDLVEWPDLVIGKFSEEFLDLPVEVLSTVMKSHQRYVPLLLKNNTFSKLDLSSEKNISTNFFVISNGLEESNNNIAKGNEKVLRARFSDAKFFVESDKKVSSIERNEKLKSVSYLKGLGNIFQRVERIQEVTKKILTFLNDKSLEDKKIIEAARYCKNDLCSEIVFEFPELQGIMGGKYLKNEGFSEDVCLAVAEHYLPSFYKDALPSSKYGAIVSIADKVETLISIFISGKRPSGSSDPYALRRNLNGVIKIIWDYELDLPLDNLFKELFDFWKISFPNLDFSKDKVLNDLNEFLVQRIVSHLEEISLSKELIKAICSSDELYQKRILNIVDLKNRIKSIVNFKEKETFVEIQKVITRVSKLANSSNLSTDVFLTGDYVNTKIFEKECELKVFEFIRELEKLFSTGYCNYLKLLNLFEINKNTIEDLFDNEKGVLVMSEDIKIRNNRLNLLSLIRNYSLLIADFTLLNS, encoded by the coding sequence TTGTCTAAATATTTACTTGAGATAGGAACAGAGGAGTTGCCCGCAAAATTTTCTCATTCTGTTCTAGAGCAATTTAAATCTCTAATAGAATTTGAATTGGATAAAAAGTTAATCAAATTCAATAATATTGTTGTTACCTCTACGCCCAGGAGAATAGTTCTACTTCTTGAAGGTTTAGTCGATTATGGAGAAGATAAGACGATAGTTAGAAAAGGACCTAAGGCAAATTCAGCTTTTTTAAATGGATCTCCTACTAATGCTGCTTTAGGATTCGCTAATAGTTTAGGTATAGATGTAGATGATCTAGAAATAAAAAATACGGAAAAGGGTGAATTTGTTTTTGGAAAAAAAATTGAGAAGGGACAATCAACAAGAATTTCTTTGTCTTCAATTATTCCTAAAGTAGTGAAGAGTCTCCAAGGCACTCGATTTATGAAATGGGGGGCTGGGAACATTAAGTTTTCAAGACCTATTAGGTGGATTACCTCTATCTATAATGATGATATTCTTGATTTCGCATTTAATGAATGTGATCCAAATATTCAAATAAGTAATAAATCAAAAAGTCATAGACTAATCAATGAAGTTTTTGAAGTTCAGAATCCTGATAATTTTTTTGAATTATTGAAACAAAATAGAGTATTAGTTAAGCGGCACGAGAGACAAGAACAAATTGAAACTCTAATACATCAGGCTTCTAAATTACTAAATCTGAAACCTGACCTTTCTAAAGAATTGCTTAATGAACTAACTGATTTAGTTGAATGGCCAGACTTAGTTATTGGTAAATTTAGTGAAGAATTTCTTGATCTTCCTGTTGAAGTTCTCTCAACAGTAATGAAAAGTCATCAGAGATATGTGCCTCTTTTGTTAAAAAATAATACTTTCTCAAAACTAGATTTAAGCTCTGAAAAAAACATTAGTACAAATTTTTTCGTTATTTCAAATGGTCTTGAAGAATCAAATAATAATATTGCCAAGGGTAATGAGAAAGTATTGAGAGCAAGGTTCTCAGATGCAAAGTTTTTTGTAGAAAGTGATAAAAAAGTTTCTTCAATTGAAAGAAATGAAAAACTTAAATCTGTTTCTTATTTGAAGGGATTGGGAAATATTTTCCAGAGAGTAGAGAGAATACAGGAAGTTACTAAAAAAATCCTTACATTTTTAAATGATAAGTCTTTAGAAGATAAAAAAATAATAGAAGCTGCCAGATATTGTAAAAATGACTTATGTAGCGAAATTGTTTTCGAATTCCCAGAGTTGCAAGGAATAATGGGTGGTAAATATCTCAAAAATGAAGGATTTAGTGAGGATGTTTGTTTAGCTGTAGCTGAACATTATTTACCTTCTTTTTATAAAGATGCTTTGCCATCTTCAAAATATGGTGCAATAGTTTCTATTGCAGATAAGGTTGAAACTTTAATAAGTATATTTATTTCCGGTAAGCGTCCAAGTGGATCATCTGATCCTTATGCTTTGAGAAGAAATTTAAATGGAGTGATTAAAATAATTTGGGATTATGAACTTGATTTACCTTTAGATAATTTATTCAAGGAACTTTTTGATTTTTGGAAAATCTCATTCCCTAATTTGGACTTCTCAAAAGATAAAGTTTTAAATGATTTAAATGAATTTTTAGTTCAAAGAATTGTTAGTCATCTCGAAGAAATATCGCTAAGTAAAGAATTAATAAAGGCTATTTGCTCTTCTGATGAACTTTATCAAAAAAGAATATTGAATATTGTTGATCTAAAAAATAGGATTAAATCTATTGTCAACTTTAAAGAGAAAGAAACTTTTGTTGAAATCCAGAAGGTCATTACTAGGGTTAGCAAATTAGCTAATAGCAGTAATCTTTCAACAGATGTTTTCTTAACAGGAGATTATGTAAACACAAAAATTTTTGAAAAAGAATGTGAATTGAAAGTTTTTGAATTTATTAGAGAATTAGAAAAACTCTTTTCAACTGGTTATTGCAATTATTTGAAACTTCTAAATTTGTTCGAGATTAATAAAAATACTATTGAGGATTTGTTTGATAATGAAAAGGGTGTTCTGGTAATGTCAGAAGATATAAAAATAAGAAATAATAGACTTAACTTATTGAGCCTAATTAGAAATTATTCTCTACTGATCGCTGACTTTACACTTTTGAACTCTTAA
- the chlP gene encoding geranylgeranyl reductase: MLRVAVIGGGPSGSCAAEILAKAGIKTWLFERKLDNAKPCGGAIPLCMVEEFDLPESIIDRKVRHMRMISPSNREVDISLDKVYGKSDNEFIGMCRREVMDAFMRNRASDLGATLINGLVTSIDTGNNNQGPYKLVYSDYSSGDKKGELKELTVDLLIGADGANSRVAKAMDAGDYKVAIAFQERIKLPKEEMSYYEDLAEMYVGTDVSPDFYGWVFPKYDHVAVGTGTMQKNQLLIKGLQEGVRNRAKKRLVNGEVIKVEAHPIPEHPRPRRVVGRMALVGDAAGYVTKSSGEGIYFAAKSGRMCAEEIVEASKNGEVIPSENDLKNYLKKWDKKYGATYKVLEILQNIFYRNDSAREAFVEMCDDMDVQRLTFDSYLYKKVVAMKPIQQIKLTLLTLGSILRGKALAPLKYKPVDSAVREEKEVETMLKKYSIKGGIKVKSSKV, translated from the coding sequence ATGTTGAGGGTAGCTGTTATTGGAGGAGGTCCAAGTGGATCATGTGCTGCAGAAATACTTGCCAAAGCAGGAATAAAAACTTGGCTCTTCGAGAGAAAATTAGATAATGCGAAACCATGTGGAGGAGCTATTCCTCTTTGCATGGTAGAGGAATTTGATTTACCTGAGTCGATTATTGACAGGAAAGTAAGACATATGAGAATGATATCTCCATCAAATAGAGAGGTAGATATTAGTTTGGATAAGGTTTATGGCAAAAGTGATAATGAATTTATAGGAATGTGCAGAAGAGAAGTAATGGATGCTTTCATGAGAAACAGGGCTTCTGATCTAGGAGCTACATTAATAAATGGATTAGTTACTTCGATTGATACAGGGAATAATAACCAAGGTCCATATAAACTTGTATATTCTGATTATTCTTCTGGAGATAAAAAAGGAGAGTTGAAAGAACTTACAGTTGACCTTTTAATTGGGGCAGACGGAGCCAATAGTAGAGTCGCTAAAGCTATGGATGCAGGAGATTATAAAGTAGCTATTGCATTTCAAGAGAGAATAAAGTTACCTAAAGAAGAAATGAGTTACTATGAAGATCTTGCTGAAATGTATGTAGGAACTGACGTATCTCCTGATTTCTATGGGTGGGTATTTCCTAAATATGATCATGTTGCCGTAGGAACAGGGACAATGCAAAAGAATCAATTATTAATAAAGGGACTACAGGAAGGAGTTAGGAATAGAGCAAAAAAAAGACTTGTAAATGGGGAGGTTATCAAAGTAGAAGCACATCCTATTCCTGAGCATCCCAGGCCAAGAAGAGTTGTTGGGAGAATGGCTTTAGTAGGAGATGCTGCTGGTTATGTTACGAAGAGTTCTGGAGAGGGAATATATTTTGCTGCAAAGAGCGGTAGAATGTGTGCAGAAGAAATCGTTGAAGCATCTAAAAATGGAGAAGTTATACCTTCAGAAAATGATTTAAAAAATTACTTAAAAAAATGGGATAAAAAGTATGGAGCGACATATAAGGTACTAGAAATTCTACAAAATATTTTTTATAGGAACGATTCTGCTAGAGAAGCTTTTGTAGAAATGTGTGATGATATGGATGTTCAAAGACTCACTTTTGATAGTTATTTATATAAAAAAGTTGTTGCGATGAAACCAATACAACAAATTAAACTTACGTTGCTTACTCTTGGTTCAATTTTAAGAGGAAAAGCACTTGCTCCATTAAAGTACAAACCTGTTGATAGTGCTGTGAGAGAAGAGAAAGAAGTTGAAACAATGCTTAAAAAGTATTCAATTAAAGGTGGTATTAAGGTTAAGAGTTCAAAAGTGTAA
- a CDS encoding M15 family metallopeptidase, whose amino-acid sequence MEQKKDINQFDIPLAKRTYLTNSNSILLKKILIFSPFLLILLSIAALRLIRNIELGPLSNLNFQAERNHDHRILGHLPYSEIPTEKLVLIEPNVEVHIDMRDSLLKMREEAKKDGIFLVFLSGFRSINLQNDIFYSLKSIRNQEAAERARVSAPPGYSEHSTGFAIDIGDATQRETDFETEFENTDAFRWLKKNAAKFHFRLSFDKNNKYIDYEPWHWRYEGSIEALKVFEISNRGL is encoded by the coding sequence TTGGAACAAAAAAAGGATATAAATCAATTTGATATACCGCTTGCCAAAAGAACTTATTTAACTAATTCTAACTCAATATTATTAAAAAAAATATTAATATTTTCTCCATTTCTTTTAATTCTTTTATCTATCGCTGCATTACGATTGATTAGAAATATAGAATTAGGACCTCTTAGCAATCTTAATTTTCAGGCTGAGAGAAATCACGACCATAGAATTTTGGGGCATCTACCCTATTCTGAAATTCCTACGGAGAAACTAGTTTTAATTGAGCCCAATGTTGAAGTTCACATTGATATGCGTGATTCCTTATTAAAGATGAGAGAAGAAGCGAAAAAAGATGGGATATTTTTGGTCTTCTTAAGTGGTTTTAGATCAATAAATTTGCAAAACGATATCTTTTATTCTTTAAAGTCTATTAGAAATCAAGAAGCGGCAGAAAGAGCTAGAGTTTCAGCACCTCCAGGTTATTCTGAACATAGCACTGGTTTCGCAATTGATATTGGTGATGCTACTCAAAGAGAAACAGACTTTGAGACAGAATTCGAAAATACTGACGCCTTTAGATGGTTAAAAAAGAATGCAGCTAAGTTTCACTTTAGGTTATCATTTGACAAAAATAATAAATATATAGATTATGAACCCTGGCATTGGAGATATGAAGGCTCAATTGAAGCTTTAAAAGTTTTTGAAATTTCTAATAGAGGATTATAA
- the typA gene encoding translational GTPase TypA, translating to MSSSIKEIRNVAIIAHVDHGKTTLVDALLSQSGIFRDNEVIPTCVMDSNDLERERGITILSKNTAVNYKDTRINIIDTPGHADFGGEVERVLGMVDGCLLIVDANEGPMPQTRFVLKKALEKGLRPIVFVNKIDRPRVVPEIAIDKVLDLFLELGADDDQCDFPYLFGSGLSGFAKEEMESNSDNMMPLFEAIIRHVPPPVGDSNKPLQLQITTLDYSDFLGRIVIGKIHNGTIRNGQQASLIKENGKTIKGKVSKLLGFEGLQRIDINEAFAGDIVAVSGFDDVNIGETIACPDSPHPLPLIKVDEPTLNMTFVVNDSPFAGKEGKFVTSRQLKNRLERELLTNVALRVEETDSPDRFSVSGRGELHLGILIETMRREGFEFQISQPQVIFREIDNVECEPIETLVLDVPEVSVGSCIEKLGSRKAEMKNMQTSSDGRTQLEFLVPSRGLIGFRGEFVRMTRGEGIMSHSFYEYKPKTGDFETRRNGVLIAFEEGVATFYALKNAEDRGVYFIKPGVKVYKGMIIGENNRPQDLELNICKTKQLTNMRSAGAEELDTLQSPVDITLERALEYIGPDEMLEVTPESIRMRKINKKKKY from the coding sequence ATGTCATCTTCGATAAAAGAAATTAGGAATGTTGCAATTATTGCCCACGTAGATCATGGAAAGACAACTCTTGTGGATGCATTATTATCTCAATCAGGAATATTTAGAGACAATGAAGTTATTCCTACATGTGTAATGGATTCGAATGATCTTGAAAGAGAAAGAGGAATAACAATACTCTCAAAAAATACTGCAGTTAATTATAAAGATACCAGAATTAATATTATAGATACTCCGGGACATGCTGATTTTGGAGGAGAAGTCGAGAGGGTTTTGGGAATGGTTGATGGTTGTTTGCTTATTGTTGATGCAAATGAGGGACCGATGCCACAAACCAGATTTGTTTTAAAAAAAGCATTAGAAAAAGGACTTAGGCCTATAGTTTTTGTAAATAAAATTGATAGACCAAGAGTAGTACCAGAAATAGCAATTGATAAGGTCCTTGATTTGTTTTTAGAATTAGGAGCAGATGATGATCAATGTGATTTTCCTTATCTTTTTGGTAGCGGCCTATCTGGTTTTGCAAAAGAAGAGATGGAATCTAATAGTGACAATATGATGCCTCTTTTTGAAGCTATAATCAGACATGTTCCACCTCCAGTAGGTGACTCAAATAAGCCTCTTCAACTACAAATAACTACTTTGGATTATTCTGATTTCTTAGGCAGAATTGTAATTGGAAAAATTCATAATGGAACTATAAGAAATGGTCAACAAGCTAGCTTAATTAAAGAAAATGGAAAAACTATTAAAGGCAAGGTTAGTAAACTACTAGGCTTCGAGGGATTACAAAGAATTGATATAAATGAAGCATTCGCAGGCGATATTGTTGCTGTTTCTGGTTTCGATGACGTCAATATTGGTGAGACCATAGCATGTCCCGATTCTCCTCATCCTCTTCCATTAATCAAAGTTGATGAACCTACCTTAAATATGACTTTTGTTGTCAATGATTCCCCATTTGCGGGTAAGGAAGGGAAATTTGTTACTAGTAGACAATTAAAAAATAGATTGGAGAGGGAACTTCTAACAAATGTTGCCCTAAGGGTCGAAGAAACTGATTCGCCTGACAGGTTCTCAGTTTCAGGAAGAGGAGAATTACATTTAGGGATTTTGATTGAAACTATGAGAAGAGAGGGTTTTGAGTTTCAAATCTCACAACCTCAAGTAATTTTTAGAGAAATTGATAATGTTGAATGTGAGCCTATAGAGACTTTGGTTTTAGATGTGCCTGAAGTCTCTGTTGGTTCATGTATAGAGAAACTTGGATCTAGAAAGGCAGAGATGAAAAACATGCAGACAAGTTCAGATGGAAGAACTCAATTAGAATTTCTTGTGCCATCAAGAGGATTAATTGGATTTCGTGGTGAATTTGTTCGGATGACGAGAGGTGAAGGTATCATGAGTCACTCTTTTTATGAATATAAACCTAAAACAGGAGATTTTGAAACTAGGAGAAATGGAGTTCTTATAGCTTTTGAGGAAGGTGTGGCAACATTTTATGCTCTAAAGAATGCAGAAGATAGGGGCGTTTATTTTATTAAACCAGGAGTTAAAGTTTATAAGGGAATGATCATTGGAGAGAATAATCGACCTCAGGATCTTGAGTTAAATATATGTAAAACTAAGCAGTTGACTAATATGAGGTCTGCAGGTGCAGAAGAACTTGATACTTTGCAGTCACCTGTTGATATTACTCTTGAAAGAGCACTTGAATATATTGGCCCAGATGAAATGCTGGAGGTAACACCCGAATCAATAAGAATGAGAAAAATAAATAAGAAGAAAAAATATTAA
- a CDS encoding DUF309 domain-containing protein, whose translation MNEESTKSFKDSLFNALNLFNNHEWYEAHDAFEEIWNSVDGDERQVIQGILQVSVSQFHLSKGNLNGATILLGEGLGRIKTRTQINLGIDLESFCLCLEDLLRKLQYKEILNENDKPFLKVL comes from the coding sequence ATGAATGAAGAAAGTACAAAAAGTTTTAAAGATTCCCTTTTTAATGCTTTAAATCTTTTTAATAATCATGAATGGTATGAGGCTCATGATGCTTTTGAAGAGATTTGGAATTCTGTTGATGGTGACGAAAGACAAGTTATCCAGGGAATCTTACAAGTATCTGTCTCGCAGTTTCACTTAAGTAAGGGTAATTTAAATGGAGCAACCATTTTGCTGGGCGAGGGTTTAGGTAGAATAAAAACTAGAACCCAGATTAATTTAGGTATTGATCTAGAATCCTTCTGCCTATGTTTAGAAGATTTATTAAGGAAATTGCAATACAAAGAGATATTAAATGAGAATGATAAGCCTTTTTTGAAAGTTCTTTGA
- the lptB gene encoding LPS export ABC transporter ATP-binding protein: MNLEIQNVSLSIKGRLIVKDVSITVNPGEVVGLMGPNGAGKTTTFNLAVGNIKPDKGRVLMNGKNITNLPLSNRSRLGLGYLTQEASIFRDLTVKDNIDLALQNSSYSKAAIRNRREQLINEFNLNNFVDNYGYQLSGGERRRCEIARALTVGRKGPKYLLLDEPFAGIDPLAVNDLKKLILKLSSNGVGILITDHNVRETLLITNKSYVLSEGKILAYGSSSELAYNPIVKKYYLGENFKL; encoded by the coding sequence ATGAACTTAGAAATTCAAAATGTATCCCTTTCAATTAAGGGAAGATTAATTGTAAAGGATGTTTCCATAACTGTAAATCCAGGAGAGGTTGTAGGTTTGATGGGACCTAATGGTGCAGGGAAAACTACCACTTTTAATCTTGCAGTTGGGAATATAAAACCTGATAAAGGTAGAGTTTTAATGAATGGTAAAAATATAACTAATCTTCCACTCTCAAATAGATCAAGACTTGGGTTGGGTTATTTAACTCAGGAGGCGAGTATATTTAGAGACCTAACTGTTAAAGATAATATAGATTTGGCTTTGCAGAATTCATCTTATAGTAAAGCGGCAATTAGAAATAGAAGAGAACAATTAATTAATGAATTTAATTTGAATAACTTTGTAGATAATTATGGTTATCAACTTTCAGGAGGAGAAAGAAGGAGGTGTGAGATAGCGAGAGCTCTCACTGTAGGAAGAAAAGGGCCTAAGTATTTATTACTCGACGAACCCTTCGCTGGAATCGATCCTCTGGCTGTTAATGATTTAAAGAAACTAATTCTTAAATTAAGTTCTAATGGGGTAGGGATTCTTATTACAGACCATAATGTGAGGGAAACCCTTTTAATTACAAACAAGTCATATGTATTAAGTGAAGGAAAAATTTTAGCTTACGGATCATCAAGTGAATTAGCATATAATCCAATAGTCAAGAAGTATTATCTAGGGGAAAATTTCAAACTCTGA
- the ccsB gene encoding c-type cytochrome biogenesis protein CcsB — MILDNLFKNLIYDPVSALGILVFYILLVNLPISLGAVFKKKSFFIVKLLTILVNLLITLQLLFRWSISGHFPVSNLYESLYFLAWGISMGQLYIEREYSSPIIPSIAIPIELLTVAFACFVLPDDLKLSSNLVPALRSSWLVMHVSVVMLSYAALIIGSLLSASVLFINRNKPLQIRSSSTGIGGFKFFNNNYLNDLADPVEFSHSEELDTLSYRSILIGFVLLTLGLISGAVWANEAWGTWWSWDPKETWAFITWLFYAAYLHMRISKGWQGRRPALLATSGFLVVIVCYLGVNFLGIGLHSYGWIFG, encoded by the coding sequence ATGATACTAGATAACCTTTTTAAAAATTTAATATATGACCCAGTTTCAGCGTTAGGTATTTTAGTCTTTTATATTTTATTAGTTAATTTACCAATATCTTTAGGTGCAGTTTTCAAAAAGAAGTCTTTTTTTATTGTAAAACTACTTACGATTTTAGTGAATTTATTAATAACATTACAATTACTTTTTAGGTGGTCAATTTCTGGACATTTCCCAGTTAGCAACTTGTATGAATCTCTTTATTTCCTTGCTTGGGGAATCTCAATGGGGCAACTATATATTGAGAGGGAATACTCATCTCCAATAATTCCGTCAATAGCAATACCCATTGAGTTGCTGACCGTGGCCTTTGCTTGTTTTGTATTGCCTGACGATTTGAAATTATCATCTAACTTGGTCCCAGCTTTAAGATCTAGTTGGCTAGTAATGCATGTTAGTGTCGTAATGCTTAGTTATGCGGCACTAATAATAGGGTCTCTACTGTCAGCTTCTGTTTTGTTTATTAATAGGAATAAACCGCTTCAAATTAGAAGTAGTTCTACAGGTATAGGAGGGTTCAAATTTTTTAATAACAATTATTTAAATGATTTAGCTGACCCTGTTGAATTTTCTCATTCAGAAGAATTAGATACATTAAGTTATCGTTCTATATTAATAGGTTTTGTACTTTTAACTCTCGGTTTAATTTCAGGCGCGGTTTGGGCTAATGAGGCATGGGGAACATGGTGGAGTTGGGATCCAAAGGAAACATGGGCATTTATCACATGGTTATTTTATGCAGCATATTTGCATATGAGAATAAGTAAGGGTTGGCAAGGAAGAAGACCAGCTTTATTAGCAACTTCAGGTTTCTTAGTTGTTATAGTATGTTATTTAGGTGTTAATTTTTTAGGAATAGGTTTACATAGTTATGGATGGATATTTGGATGA